In Burkholderia pseudomultivorans, the DNA window CTTCGTCACGCTCAGGTGATTGACGGTGGACAGGCCTTCGAAATAGGTCTCGCCGTTCCAGCCGACCAGCGCGGTCTGTCCGCTCTCGCGATGCACGACGCGCGATCCGACCTTGAGCGGCTTGCCCGCGCCGTCGACGAGCCGGATGCTCGCCGCCACGATCCGCTCGATCGGGAACGAGACCAGCGCGCCCGCGCGCTGCCGCACCGCGACGCGGCGCTCGACCGTCGGCACGCGCAGGTTGGCCGGCAGGCCGAGCGGATCGATCTCGTACTTGGCCGCATAGAACGACGGCGACCACGGCACCAGCAGATGGCCGCCCGCATCGGTCGTGCCGACCAGCTGGTTCTCGTAGCGCACCGGCACGCCCTTCTGGCCTTGCGTGTCGATCAGCACGAATGCATCGTCGACGCGATTGGCGGGCAGTACCGCGCCGTCCATCACGACCACCGAGCCCTGCATCTCGCCCCAGCGCGTATAGCCGCCCTGGCGCGAACCGTAGCCGTACACGCCGCCCTGCACCTGGAAGTAGCGGTTGCGCCACGTCATGTCGGCCTGCTGGTAGTGCGACGCGCCGCCTGCGTATGCGAGGTTCCAGCCGAGGCCGCCGTCGCTCGGCACGCTGCGGCTGTACTGCGCGCGCTCGGTCCAGTTGCCGTCGCCGTCGCGCGTCGCGCCGGTCGTCACCACGCCGCGGCCGCCGATCGGCACGATCAGCTGCATCTGCGCGGCGACGCCGCGATCGCCGATCGTCTTGTTGAGCGACGCATAGAGCGTCGCGCGCCCGAACAGCGGCCGCGTGTACGACAGGTTCGCGATCCGCGTGCGCGAACCGTCGCCGCCGCGCACGTCGAAGTAGCCGCCGCCGAGCGTGCCGCCGAGGGCGCCGAGATTCAGCGCGCCGGTCGCCTGCGTGCTGCTGCGGACCAGCCGATAGCCGATGTTCGACGGCAGGTCGTAGACCGACAGGTCGCGGAACCCGCCGGTGCGCTGGATGCGTTGCAGCGCGACGCTGAAGCGCTGCGACGTGTAGCTGTAGCCGAACGCGTACTGCTGCCCCGACGAACCGGCGAGGCTGCTCTGCGTTGCGGCCGCGTTGAGCACGCCGAACCTGCCGACGCCGAGATCGAAGCCGAGCCCGCCGAGCGCGAGCCGCTCGCCGCCTTCCGCATGCCCTTCGACGGTCAGGTAGTCGGTCAGGCCGTAGCGCGCGGTGCCCGACGCCGCGAACTTGCCGTACGAGAACGAGCTGATCCCGTAGTTGCGGCGCATCGCGCCCATCGATAGCGCGTAGTCGACCAGCCCCTTCTGCAGCAGCGTGTTGGCAACGTAGAACGGGATCGTGGTCGCGACCTGACGGCCGAGCGCGTCGGTCGTCACGACCGTCGCCTCGCCGGCGCCGTTGATGAACGGCACGTTGTCGAGCGCGAACGGCCCCGGGTTCACCTGCCCGCTCGCCGTCTTGCTGCCGTTGACGAACAGGTCGACCGCGGTCGGCACCGCCGCCTGTCCGGCGAACTGCGGCAGCGGATAGGTGACGATGTCCGGCCGCACCGCGAAGTCGCGCGCGACCGACACGCCGCCGAGCCGCACGGCGCTGGTCCACGACAGCGCGCCCGTGATCACGTCGCCCGCCGAATAGGTGATCATCCGGTCCTGGTCGGAGTAGCGCCAGGTCGTGTCGTAGCGCAGATAGCGGTTGTCGCCGGGCGCGCCCGCGCCGCTGCCGTACGACTTGCGGTAGACGCCGGTGTTGGCCAGCGTGCCCCATCGGTCGAACAGCCGCTGCTCGGTCCACGTCGACGTATAGCCCGGCCCGCGCGTCGGCGAGCTGGTGTAGACGTCGTAGTTGAACAGCATCCCGAAGCTGACCGCGGCCGGCGTGCGATCGTACAGCCGTGCGGACCCGACCGTCTGATGCGGCAGCCAGTCCGGCGGCACGGTGAGCGCGAGCCGCTGACCGGTGCTGTCGTACTCGACCTCGACGCCGTCCAGCTTCGCGAGATCGATCATCCGGTCCGGCTCCGCGCCGGTGCGCACCGACACCTTCGCGAGATCGCCGGCGCGCACGTAGTACGCGCCGTCCTGGTAGCGCACCGGCACGATATGCCCGGTCGGCAGCGCATTGACCACCAGCTCCAGGTACAGCGTGGCGCTGCGCATCGACTGGCTCGGCAGCGGCAGCGCGCGGCCGAAATTGTCGGCGAGCTGCAGCGTATCGTGCGCGTGCGCCGGTCCCGCCGCCGCGAACGCGAGCCCGACCGCCCATGCGACGCCGCGCAGGCGCGGCAATCGCTCGCCTTTCATTCGAATTCCCCGCTTCAAGGCCGTCCCCGTATCGTTGATGTGCTCGCCTGTCGTCGACCGCGCAAGGTCACTGGCGCGCGTCGCCGGCGTCCGGGTCGATCGCGACGCCGGTCTTGCCGTTGACGGTCGCGACCAGCTTCGGCGCGGCCGCAATCCTGACGCTCTCCGGCAGTTCCCAGCGCATCTGCGCGCCGGGCAGCACGTAGCCGAGCAGCCCGCGCGCGACGTCGGTGCGCGCACCCGGCGCGTCGAACGCCACCTGCGTGATGCGCGCGTGCACCGGGCCGCGATTCGTCATCACGAGCCAGCGCTTGCCGCCGTCGCGCGCGACATGCCAGCTCAGCGCCGGCTGCCCAGCGGTGGCCGGATCGCGCTTGCGCTCCGGGTTCTCCTTGGTCCACAGCCCCTGTCCGTAGACGAACAGCGGGATCGAGTAATGCATCTGGAACTTCACGCCGAGCTGCGCGCGACCGTCCTGCTGCGCGGCGCCGTCGTCCGGCTGCGGGATTTCGTCGATCAGCACGCGATACGCTTCCTCGGCGCCGGGCGCGCTGTCCGCGAGCCGCGTCAGCCGGATCAGCTGACGCTTGCCGGGCGGCACCGTCGCCATCGGCGGGCTGCCGGCGATACGGTTCTGGTCTTCCCCATACAGGTCCTCGCCGCCCTCCTCGCGCCAGCCGAGCACGCGGATCTGCAGCGTCACCGGCCGCGTATCGCGGTTTTCGAGCCACAGCGCGGCCGCACGCTGATCGCTGTCGATCACTGGATCGATCGGCCAGATCATCACGGACGCCGCCGCCTGCGCAGCGCCCGCCCCCGCGAGCGACAGCGCGGCGAACGCGACGCGCATCGCGCGCTGCAGCGTTCGTCCGGCACCACGATCGACGACACCATCATTCATCATGTATTCCTGATTGATTCAGTAGCTCAGCGTGACCTGCGCGACATCGGTATAGGTGCCGGCGGGCACCGCACCGCCGGGCAACGTGAGCGCACCGTAGATCGGCAGGCTCGTCGTGCCCGACACCGGGATCGACACTACCTGTCCGATCCCGATCGCCCGCGTATGCGCCGCGTCCGCGTACAGCCGATACGCGACCCGCGCGCCGCCGGGGCCTTGCAGGTTGCGCTGCGTGTTGCCGGCGCTCGGCTGGCCGCCGCCGTCGACGCTCATCTTCAGCGTCGAGCCGGGCGAGCATTCGATCTGCAGCGTGCTGCCGCTCGTCGCCGCGCTGACGTCGCCGGTCGCGATCGCCGGATGCGCGCCGAAATCGAGCGTGCCGAAATTCAGCCCGCTCCCCGCACCGCCGCCCGCGACGCCGCAGCCCGCGACGACCTGCGCGCTGACCGTGAAAGTCGCGGTCGTCGGCACCGCCGTATCGGCCAGGCTCGCGGCCGGCAGCACGACGGCGCCGAGCACGCACGCGACACTTTTGCTCGTCCACATAGCGATAGGAAAAGAGAGGCGCCCTGCGGCTTTCCCGCGAAAGCCGCAGGGCTGGAACGGATGGCAGCGCGACGCTTACCAGCCGAGCGTGACGTTCAGCACGTCCGTGTAGGTGCCGGCGGCCAGCGCGCTGCTGCTGGTCTTGTTCGCGACGCCGTAGATCGGCAGCTCGAACGCGGCGCCCGGCGTCGGCACGGCCACCGCCTGCGCGGTGCCCGCGACGTACTGCTTCGCGTGCGCGGAATCGGCATAGACCTCGTACGGCACGTAGGCCGCGCCGTTCGCCAGCGCGCGCGTGCCCGCGCCGACGCCGGTGCCCTTGCCCGCGTTCTGGCCGCCGTCGACCGTCACCTGCACCGACGACACGTCCGGCGAGCAGGTCACCTGCGTGGCCGTCGAACCGCCGCCCGTCGCCTGCGAGTTGAGCGAACCCGTGAAGCCGCTCGGCTGCGTGCCGAAGTCGAGGGTCCCGAAGGTGGTCGAGCCGACCGAGCCGGAGCCCGTGTCGATCGCACAACCGGTGGTCAGCACGAGCTGCGCGTTTACCGTCCCCGTAAGCGGGCTCGTCTGTGCCTGAGCGGCTGCGCAAGCCGACGCGAAAGCGACGGCCGCCAGAAGTTTCCACTGAGCGTTCATGTTTTTCCTTGATGAATAAAAGAACTGCGATTGCGTCATTCGCCCTGCGTCACCAGTCGAGCGTGATGCCGAGCAAATCCTCGTAAATCCCGGCCGGAAGCGGCTGCGCCTGGCCCTGGACGACGCCGAACAGCGGCAGCGCCACCTCGGCGTGCGCGCCGTCGACGCGAAACGACTGCGGCACCAGCGGTACGTACGGCACGCTGCGCGCCGGATCGCGGTACACGTTGTAGGCAGCGCGCGCGACGACGCGCCCCGCCGCGTCGCGCTTCGCGACGTAGCGCGTCGATTGCGTGCCGTTGCGGCCGCTGTCGATCGAAACCAGGAAGCCGTCGATGTTCGGGCTGCAGGCGATGCGCACCGGGCCGCCACCGGTCGCGCGACCGTCGGCGGTCGGATAGTCCGTCCAGGTCGGGCCGTGCTCGCCGAAGTCGAGCCGGCCGAAATCGGTGGCGCTCGCCACGCCGCCGATCTGGCAGCCGCTTCGCACCTGCAGACTGACGTCCATCGCCCCCGACAATTGCCCCGCATGGACGCAAACGAGCGGAAACGCCAATAATCCGGCGCCGATTATCATTTTCGTTCGTACGATTATTCCGATCCTTTGCAAGATTCACCTCGATTGCCGCGCAAAAACCGGGCGAATTCGAAAACCGCCCGTTTCGGTTGCGAAACGGCTTTTCGGCGAGAAATAATCTCCGCGCCCCGAATAAATCGGAGCCGGGCTTATTCAGATGGACGAATTTCCCCCGCCGGCCTATGCGCAAGGCATGCCGGATCAGGACAATCCCCGGTGACGACGGCTAATCCGCCATTTCCTTCATAAAGAGCGGATCAGCTCGATGGATTTTTTACGGCAGACCTCATTGCATTCCCCGTTTCGAATTTCGATTTCTTAATAATTGACAGAATGATGAGTAAATTACATTTGCCTGACCATCGGAATATTCCGACCTCGCGGCGATTTGACAATATTTAAAGCTTTCCCCGGAAACGGGGGAGTCGCCGGCCGGACGTGTATGTGCGAACGGTCATGTACCGGCAGAGCGGAGCGCGCGTCGAACGGAAGGGGGTGTCTGCCTGGGGAGACGGGACTGGAAGAATCCGGCCCCGGGAAGGAGAAAACGTCGCGCTACCCGCCCGCCAGCCGCGCCTGCAACGCGTCGACCGCCGTCGCGACAAACGCCAGGAACGCGCGAATCCGCGCGGTATCGCGCAGATCCGGGTGCGTCAGCAGCCACAGGTCGGTCGCCAGATCGTCGATCCGCCCGCCGATCCGCACGAGATCGCGGTCGCCATCGGCGAGATAGCACGGCAGCACGGCCGCGCCGATGCCCGCGCGGGCGGCGGCGAACAGGCCCAGCAGCGTATCGACGCGATACGCGCAGCGATCGTCGGCGCCGCGCGCGCGCATCCACTGGTCGAGCTGCCGGTAGCCCATGCGCGGGTCCGGCCCGACCCACGCGAGGTCGTCGCCGCGTGCGCGCCATGCCGGCGTCGCGTACACCGCCTGCGCGATCGTCCCGATCCGCCGGCCGACCAGCCATTCGGGCGGCGACGACGACGGGCGGATCGCGACGTCGGCCTCGCGCTTCGACAGGTCGAATACGGCGTTCGACACGGACACGTCGAGCGCGATGTCGGGACACGCATGCCGGAATGCCGCGAACACCGGCGACAGCAGCCCCGCCAGCAGCGTGTCGGTCGTCGTCACGCGCACGGTGCCCGACGGACGCACGTCGCGGCCGGCCACGCGGCGCTCGACGCCGTGCACCTCGTCCTGGATCCGCTCGGCGGCCGCCGCGATGTCGTCGCCGGCCGGCGTCGGCGCGTAGCCCGTTCGCGTGCGCTCGAACAGCCGGACGCGCAGGCCGGCCTCGAGCGCCGCCAGGCGACGAAAGACCGTCGCATGGCTGACGCCGAGCCGCCGCGCCGCGCCCGCGAGCGATCCCGCCTGCGCGACGGCCAGCACGAGACGCAGGTCGTCCCAGGAGATCCGCTGTTCGTCCATGCAAACTCCGTTTGCGAAATTGGCCAGTTCCGGTTCATTTTCGCAACGCGTAAGGTGTCAGGCAAATACCGGCGCACGCCGCCGCGCCTGCTGCGCCGCCCGGACAAACAGGAGCCTCGCCGTGAACACGTTGATCGTCCATTGCCATCCGGAAGCCCGCTCGTTCAATGCCGCGCTGCGCGACACCGCGGCGCAGGCGATGCGCGATCTCGGTCACGACGTCGAGGTATCGGATCTCTATGCGGACGGCTTCGATCCGGTCGAGGCGCCGCGCCACTACCGGCCTCGCGCCAACGCCGAAGTCTTTTCCGCGCTGGTCGAACAGCGTCACGCCAGCACGCACGGCACGCTGCCCGACGACATACGCCGCGAGATCGCGCGCCTGGAGAAAGCGGATCTCGTCGTGCTCCAGTTTCCGCTCTGGTGGCACGCGCCGCCCGCGATGCTGAAAGGATGGTTCGATCGCGTGTTCGTGAACGGCGCGTTGTATTCCGGCAGCCGGCGCTACGATCGCGGCCATTTCCGCGGGCGGCGCGCGATCTGCTCGGTGACGACCGGCGCGCCGGCCGCGACGTTCGGCCCGGGCGGCCGCGGCGGCGACATCGACCTGCTGCTGTGGCCGCTCCACTATTCGCTGCACTACATGGGCTACGCCGTGCTGGAACCGGTGCTCGCACACGGCGTGCAGGATGCGCGCGGCGGCTACCGGTATCAGGAGGATGCGGCGCTGGCAGCGTCGCTGAGCGCGCATCGCGCCCATCTCGCGCGCCGCCTCGCGAATTGGCGCACGGACACGCCGCTGCGATTTCCCGGCTGGGAGGACTGGGACGAGCACGGCATGCTGAAACCGGGACGCACGGATGTGCCTGCGCCGTACGGGCGGCGATCCTGAACCATCAAAACGCCCGGCTGCGCCGCACGAACCCCGCGCGGCGACTCACCGGTCGCCGCGCTCGCCCAGCGTCCCCAGCAGGACCTTCCTGCAACTCGCGATCATCTGCGCCTCGGCATCGCGGTATTCGGTCAGCAGCCACGCCGCGCCGACGTTCGTCATCGCGCCGACGAGCGCCAGCCCGATCAGCCGCTGCTCGGTGCGCTCCGCGGGCGTCGCAGGCTCGCGCGACGCGCCGATCGCCATGATCAGCTTGCCGAAATCGAGCAGCATCCGCTGATACGTCGCGTCGGTGTCGGCACTGACGCCCATCACTTCGAGCAACAGCACGCGCGCCGCGCACGGGTCGCGCAGGAACCCGAAGAACGCGGCCAGACCCGCATCGACGCGCTCGCGCAGATCGCCGCCGCGCGCGGCCACCGCCTCCGCCACCGCGTCGTGCAACTGCTGCGCGTGATGCAGGTAGGTGCACCGCAACAGATCCTCGGTGCTGTCGAACGCCGCATAGAAATAGCGATCGTTCAGCTTCGCTTCCTGGCAGATCGACCGCACGGTCGCCTTGCGGAACCCGACCGTGCCGAACACGCGCGTGGCCGCACGAATCAGCGCGTCGCGCCGCTCGGCCGCGCGCACCTCCGGCGCCACGCCGCCGTACGACCTACCCCTTTTTTCCGTTTCGAGTGCTTTCTCCATTCCGCTATTTGACATCAGGACACCCGAAAACTAAAGTGGTGACAACAAACACCACAATAGGCGCACGACCGGCGCCCGGCAAGCGGAACGGGAGGGACGACGAATGAAAGGGTTTTCCGGCAAGGTCGCCGCGATCACGGGCGCCGGTTCCGGCATGGGCCGCAGCCTCGCGGTCGAGCTGGCGCGGCGCGGCTGCGAGGTCGCGATCGCGGACGTCAACGAAGTCGCGCTCGCCGGCACGGCCGCCGCGTGTGCGCGCCACGGCGTGCGCGTGTCCACGCGACGGCTCGACGTCGCCGATCGCGACGCGGTGTTCGCATGGGCCGATTTCGTGCGCGCGCAGCACGGCAAGGTCAACCTGATCTTCAACAACGCGGGCGTGTCGCTCGCGGCCAGCGCCGAAACCGCGCGCCTCGCCGATCTCGAATGGATCGTCGGCATCAACTTCTGGGGCGTCGTGCACGGCACGCAGGCGTTCCTGCCGCACCTGCGCGCCTCCGGAGACGGCCACGTCGTCAATACGTCGAGCCTGTTCGGCCTCGTCGCGATGCCCACGCAAAGCGCGTACAACGCGACCAAGTTCGCGGTGCGCGGCTTCACCGAGGCGCTGCGGATGGAACTCGAGCTCGACGGCGCACCGGTCAGCGCGACCTGCGTGCATCCGGGCGGCGTCGCGACCAACATCGTCGATGCGGGCCGCGTCGACACGAGCATCCACGCGCTCACGGGCCAGGACGAGGCGACCCATCGCCGCCAGGCGAACCGCCTGATCAGCGCGACGACGGCCGACGACGCCGCCCGCCAGATCCTCGCGGGCGTCGAGCGCAATGCGCGCCGCGTGCTGGTCGGCGCCGACGCGCGCCGGCTCGACCGGATCGCGCGCGCGCTCGGCGCCGGCTACCAGTGGCTGATGCTTCGCCACGTGCGCCGTGCCCGCGCGCGCAACCTCGAACGCGCGCACGCAGCCGGCGCGCTCCCGACCACGCCGACCAAGGATCCCGCATGACCTCGACGACGACCGACCGGCGCGCCGCGCCGCCCGAGCCTGCCGGCAGCCGCCGTGACGGCAACACCCCCTGCGACCTCGACGTGCTGATCGTCGGCGCCGGCCTGTCCGGCATCGGCGCCGCGTATCACCTGAAGCAGCGCTGCCCGTTCGCGAGCGTCGCGATCGTCGAGGCGCGCGACGCGATCGGCGGCACCTGGGACCTGTTCCGCTATCCGGGCATCCGTTCGGATTCCGACATGTTCACGCTCGGCTACAGCTTCCGCCCGTGGCACAGCGACAAGGCGATCTCGGACGGCCAGACGATCCTCGACTACATCCGCGACACCGCACGCGCCTACGGCATCGACAAGACGATCCGCTACGGGCAGAAGGTCGTCGCGGCCGACTGGGATTCGAACCGCGCCCGCTGGACGGTGCGCGTCGAACGCACGCGCGACGGCGCGACCGACACGCTCGTCCATACGTGCCGCTTCCTGTACATGTGCAGCGGCTACTACGACTACGACGCGGGCTACCAGCCCGACTGGCCCGGCATGGATGCGTTCGAGGGCCGCATCGTGCACCCGCAGCACTGGCCGAAGGACCTCTCGTACGCGAACCGGCGCGTGGTCGTGATCGGCAGCGGCGCGACGGCGGTCACGCTGGTGCCGTCGATGGCCGCGGACGCGCAGCACGTGACGATGCTGCAGCGCTCGCCGACCTACATCGTGTCGCTGCCCGCGCGCGACAAGATCGCGAACGCGCTGCGCAGCGTGCTGCCGTCGCGGCTCGCGCACCGGCTGGTGCGGATCAAGAACGTACTCCTGACGATGTACTTCTACAATCTCGCGCGCCGCAAGCCGGACGCGACCAAGAAGTTCATCATCCGCGCGGCCGGCAGGCAGCTCGGCCCCGGCTTCGATGTCGCGAAACACCTGACGCCGCGCTACAAGCCGTGGGACCAGCGGCTGTGCCTCGTGCCGAACGGGGACCTGTTCAAGTCGATCCGCGCGGGCCGCGCGTCGATCGTCACCGACGAGATCGAGCGCTTCACGCCGACCGGCATCCGGCTGAAGAGCGGCCAGCAGCTCGACGCGGA includes these proteins:
- a CDS encoding fimbria/pilus outer membrane usher protein — its product is MKGERLPRLRGVAWAVGLAFAAAGPAHAHDTLQLADNFGRALPLPSQSMRSATLYLELVVNALPTGHIVPVRYQDGAYYVRAGDLAKVSVRTGAEPDRMIDLAKLDGVEVEYDSTGQRLALTVPPDWLPHQTVGSARLYDRTPAAVSFGMLFNYDVYTSSPTRGPGYTSTWTEQRLFDRWGTLANTGVYRKSYGSGAGAPGDNRYLRYDTTWRYSDQDRMITYSAGDVITGALSWTSAVRLGGVSVARDFAVRPDIVTYPLPQFAGQAAVPTAVDLFVNGSKTASGQVNPGPFALDNVPFINGAGEATVVTTDALGRQVATTIPFYVANTLLQKGLVDYALSMGAMRRNYGISSFSYGKFAASGTARYGLTDYLTVEGHAEGGERLALGGLGFDLGVGRFGVLNAAATQSSLAGSSGQQYAFGYSYTSQRFSVALQRIQRTGGFRDLSVYDLPSNIGYRLVRSSTQATGALNLGALGGTLGGGYFDVRGGDGSRTRIANLSYTRPLFGRATLYASLNKTIGDRGVAAQMQLIVPIGGRGVVTTGATRDGDGNWTERAQYSRSVPSDGGLGWNLAYAGGASHYQQADMTWRNRYFQVQGGVYGYGSRQGGYTRWGEMQGSVVVMDGAVLPANRVDDAFVLIDTQGQKGVPVRYENQLVGTTDAGGHLLVPWSPSFYAAKYEIDPLGLPANLRVPTVERRVAVRQRAGALVSFPIERIVAASIRLVDGAGKPLKVGSRVVHRESGQTALVGWNGETYFEGLSTVNHLSVTKPDGSHCDARFDADMNANATSRVGPLVCGE
- a CDS encoding molecular chaperone: MNDGVVDRGAGRTLQRAMRVAFAALSLAGAGAAQAAASVMIWPIDPVIDSDQRAAALWLENRDTRPVTLQIRVLGWREEGGEDLYGEDQNRIAGSPPMATVPPGKRQLIRLTRLADSAPGAEEAYRVLIDEIPQPDDGAAQQDGRAQLGVKFQMHYSIPLFVYGQGLWTKENPERKRDPATAGQPALSWHVARDGGKRWLVMTNRGPVHARITQVAFDAPGARTDVARGLLGYVLPGAQMRWELPESVRIAAAPKLVATVNGKTGVAIDPDAGDARQ
- a CDS encoding spore coat U domain-containing protein, with translation MWTSKSVACVLGAVVLPAASLADTAVPTTATFTVSAQVVAGCGVAGGGAGSGLNFGTLDFGAHPAIATGDVSAATSGSTLQIECSPGSTLKMSVDGGGQPSAGNTQRNLQGPGGARVAYRLYADAAHTRAIGIGQVVSIPVSGTTSLPIYGALTLPGGAVPAGTYTDVAQVTLSY
- a CDS encoding spore coat protein U domain-containing protein, encoding MNAQWKLLAAVAFASACAAAQAQTSPLTGTVNAQLVLTTGCAIDTGSGSVGSTTFGTLDFGTQPSGFTGSLNSQATGGGSTATQVTCSPDVSSVQVTVDGGQNAGKGTGVGAGTRALANGAAYVPYEVYADSAHAKQYVAGTAQAVAVPTPGAAFELPIYGVANKTSSSALAAGTYTDVLNVTLGW
- a CDS encoding spore coat U domain-containing protein: MIIGAGLLAFPLVCVHAGQLSGAMDVSLQVRSGCQIGGVASATDFGRLDFGEHGPTWTDYPTADGRATGGGPVRIACSPNIDGFLVSIDSGRNGTQSTRYVAKRDAAGRVVARAAYNVYRDPARSVPYVPLVPQSFRVDGAHAEVALPLFGVVQGQAQPLPAGIYEDLLGITLDW
- a CDS encoding LysR family transcriptional regulator; its protein translation is MDEQRISWDDLRLVLAVAQAGSLAGAARRLGVSHATVFRRLAALEAGLRVRLFERTRTGYAPTPAGDDIAAAAERIQDEVHGVERRVAGRDVRPSGTVRVTTTDTLLAGLLSPVFAAFRHACPDIALDVSVSNAVFDLSKREADVAIRPSSSPPEWLVGRRIGTIAQAVYATPAWRARGDDLAWVGPDPRMGYRQLDQWMRARGADDRCAYRVDTLLGLFAAARAGIGAAVLPCYLADGDRDLVRIGGRIDDLATDLWLLTHPDLRDTARIRAFLAFVATAVDALQARLAGG
- a CDS encoding NAD(P)H-dependent oxidoreductase — its product is MNTLIVHCHPEARSFNAALRDTAAQAMRDLGHDVEVSDLYADGFDPVEAPRHYRPRANAEVFSALVEQRHASTHGTLPDDIRREIARLEKADLVVLQFPLWWHAPPAMLKGWFDRVFVNGALYSGSRRYDRGHFRGRRAICSVTTGAPAATFGPGGRGGDIDLLLWPLHYSLHYMGYAVLEPVLAHGVQDARGGYRYQEDAALAASLSAHRAHLARRLANWRTDTPLRFPGWEDWDEHGMLKPGRTDVPAPYGRRS
- a CDS encoding TetR/AcrR family transcriptional regulator, coding for MEKALETEKRGRSYGGVAPEVRAAERRDALIRAATRVFGTVGFRKATVRSICQEAKLNDRYFYAAFDSTEDLLRCTYLHHAQQLHDAVAEAVAARGGDLRERVDAGLAAFFGFLRDPCAARVLLLEVMGVSADTDATYQRMLLDFGKLIMAIGASREPATPAERTEQRLIGLALVGAMTNVGAAWLLTEYRDAEAQMIASCRKVLLGTLGERGDR
- a CDS encoding SDR family NAD(P)-dependent oxidoreductase; protein product: MKGFSGKVAAITGAGSGMGRSLAVELARRGCEVAIADVNEVALAGTAAACARHGVRVSTRRLDVADRDAVFAWADFVRAQHGKVNLIFNNAGVSLAASAETARLADLEWIVGINFWGVVHGTQAFLPHLRASGDGHVVNTSSLFGLVAMPTQSAYNATKFAVRGFTEALRMELELDGAPVSATCVHPGGVATNIVDAGRVDTSIHALTGQDEATHRRQANRLISATTADDAARQILAGVERNARRVLVGADARRLDRIARALGAGYQWLMLRHVRRARARNLERAHAAGALPTTPTKDPA
- a CDS encoding flavin-containing monooxygenase; this translates as MTSTTTDRRAAPPEPAGSRRDGNTPCDLDVLIVGAGLSGIGAAYHLKQRCPFASVAIVEARDAIGGTWDLFRYPGIRSDSDMFTLGYSFRPWHSDKAISDGQTILDYIRDTARAYGIDKTIRYGQKVVAADWDSNRARWTVRVERTRDGATDTLVHTCRFLYMCSGYYDYDAGYQPDWPGMDAFEGRIVHPQHWPKDLSYANRRVVVIGSGATAVTLVPSMAADAQHVTMLQRSPTYIVSLPARDKIANALRSVLPSRLAHRLVRIKNVLLTMYFYNLARRKPDATKKFIIRAAGRQLGPGFDVAKHLTPRYKPWDQRLCLVPNGDLFKSIRAGRASIVTDEIERFTPTGIRLKSGQQLDADVIVSATGLKVKMLGGAQVTVDGRAVNLPDTVSYKGMMYSGVPNLASSFGYTNASWTLKAELIARYVCRLLNHMHANGYDTCVPRLRAGDLGDVPAVNLSSGYIQRAAGILPKQGQRKPWKFHQNYVLDLASLKFSALADSAMHFERRAKTVPAVAPVAEPVLETR